Proteins encoded by one window of Polaribacter haliotis:
- a CDS encoding glycoside hydrolase family 88 protein: protein MKKTKLVLIASFVLILLNSCKEDSIAKKSILEKIETQYSQLYDSATTKFDDNLFLPKTIKDNKLRLVSSYEWTSGFYPGSLWYLYELTKDSKWKDRALAYTKKLDTIQYWEGNHDVGFIIECSYGNAIKDTPSKDFDKIIVQTAKSLSTRFRPRAGIIQSWKKSSKWDCPVIIDNMMNLELLFHATKISGDSTYYNIAVSHADTTIKNHFRKDYSTYHVLDYDRETGGIVAKKTAQGYSDESAWARGQAWGLYGYTVCYRETKYPKYLEQAIKIADYLINHKNLPNDKIPYWDYDVPVEKDTPRDASAASITASALYELGHFTKDNKQLYLSFADEIMKSLNSPDYFAEEGTNKGFLLKHSVGSIPHGVEIDVPLNYADYYYLEALYRSKNLK, encoded by the coding sequence ATGAAAAAAACAAAACTTGTTTTAATCGCCTCTTTTGTCTTAATTTTATTAAATAGTTGTAAGGAAGACTCAATTGCTAAAAAATCTATTCTAGAAAAAATTGAAACCCAATATTCTCAACTTTATGATTCTGCAACGACTAAATTTGATGATAACCTATTTTTACCTAAAACAATTAAAGACAATAAGCTTCGTCTTGTATCTAGTTATGAATGGACAAGTGGTTTTTACCCAGGATCACTTTGGTATTTGTATGAACTTACGAAAGATTCCAAATGGAAAGATAGAGCATTAGCTTATACTAAAAAACTAGATACGATTCAATATTGGGAGGGAAACCATGATGTTGGTTTTATTATAGAATGTAGTTATGGAAATGCAATAAAAGATACACCTTCTAAAGATTTTGATAAAATTATTGTACAAACAGCAAAATCACTTTCAACAAGATTTCGTCCTAGAGCAGGTATAATTCAGTCCTGGAAGAAAAGTAGTAAATGGGATTGTCCAGTTATTATTGATAATATGATGAATTTAGAACTCTTATTTCATGCGACTAAAATTTCAGGAGATTCTACATATTATAATATAGCAGTATCTCATGCAGATACTACAATAAAAAATCATTTTCGAAAGGACTATAGTACTTATCACGTGTTAGATTACGACAGAGAAACAGGTGGAATAGTTGCTAAGAAAACAGCGCAAGGTTATTCAGATGAATCTGCATGGGCTAGAGGACAAGCTTGGGGATTGTATGGTTATACAGTTTGCTATAGAGAAACAAAGTATCCAAAATATTTAGAACAAGCTATTAAAATTGCTGATTACCTAATAAATCATAAAAATTTACCAAATGATAAAATTCCATATTGGGATTATGATGTTCCTGTAGAAAAAGATACTCCTAGAGATGCATCAGCAGCATCAATTACAGCATCAGCTTTATATGAATTAGGTCATTTTACAAAAGATAATAAACAGTTGTATTTATCTTTCGCAGATGAAATAATGAAGAGTTTAAATTCTCCAGATTACTTTGCAGAGGAAGGAACCAATAAAGGCTTTTTATTAAAACATTCTGTAGGTAGTATCCCTCATGGAGTTGAAATAGATGTGCCACTAAATTATGCTGATTATTATTATTTAGAAGCACTTTATCGTAGTAAAAATTTAAAATAA
- a CDS encoding glutamate synthase subunit beta has translation MGKITGFKEFERQDEKYTSVKDRVKNYKEFTVPLSEKELTKQGSRCMDCGIPFCHSGCPLGNLIPDFNHMVHQGEWKKASWILHSTNNFPEFTGRLCPAPCEQSCVLGIIEDPVSIENIEKNIVERAFKEGWIKPQPPKSRTGKTIAVVGSGPAGLAAAQQLNRAGHTVTVFERDDEVGGLLRYGIPNFKMEKGIIDRRIAILEAEGIIFKTNVNVGVNYKVEDLKSFDSVVLCGGATERRSLPTPGIDADGVVQAMDFLTQQTKVLFGKEVKDQVMATDKNVIVIGGGDTGSDCIGTSNRHGAKSVVNFEIMPKPPGHRSPTTPWPFWPLQLKTSSSHKEGAERNWLINTKEFVKDENGKLTALKTVNVEWKMVPGQRPQLIEIEGTEKTWPCDLALLALGFTGPESTLADKLGINKDARSNYKAEYGKYQTNVPNIFAAGDMRRGQSLIVWAISEGREAARQVDIYLMGKSELPSKDVSGDLVAM, from the coding sequence ATGGGAAAAATAACAGGATTTAAAGAGTTTGAAAGACAAGATGAAAAATACACTTCTGTAAAAGATCGTGTAAAAAATTATAAAGAGTTTACAGTTCCTCTTTCAGAGAAAGAATTGACAAAACAAGGTTCACGTTGTATGGATTGTGGAATTCCATTTTGTCACAGTGGTTGTCCATTAGGAAATCTAATTCCAGATTTCAATCACATGGTGCATCAAGGTGAATGGAAAAAAGCGTCCTGGATATTACATTCAACAAACAATTTTCCAGAATTTACAGGTCGTTTGTGTCCTGCTCCATGTGAACAATCATGTGTTTTAGGTATTATAGAAGACCCTGTTTCTATTGAAAATATCGAAAAAAATATTGTAGAACGTGCTTTTAAAGAAGGTTGGATTAAACCACAACCTCCAAAATCAAGAACAGGAAAAACTATTGCTGTTGTTGGTTCTGGACCTGCAGGTTTAGCAGCAGCACAACAATTAAATAGAGCTGGTCATACAGTTACTGTTTTTGAAAGAGATGATGAAGTTGGTGGTTTGCTACGATATGGAATTCCGAATTTTAAAATGGAAAAAGGAATTATCGATAGAAGAATTGCTATTCTAGAAGCAGAAGGAATTATTTTTAAAACCAATGTAAATGTTGGGGTAAATTATAAAGTTGAAGATTTAAAAAGTTTCGATTCCGTAGTTTTATGTGGTGGAGCAACTGAAAGAAGAAGTTTACCAACTCCAGGAATTGATGCAGATGGTGTTGTACAGGCAATGGATTTCTTAACACAACAAACAAAAGTATTATTTGGGAAAGAAGTAAAAGACCAAGTAATGGCTACTGATAAAAATGTAATTGTAATTGGTGGTGGAGATACAGGGTCGGATTGTATTGGTACTTCAAATAGACATGGAGCAAAATCTGTGGTTAATTTTGAAATTATGCCAAAACCTCCAGGGCATCGTTCGCCAACAACTCCTTGGCCTTTTTGGCCTTTACAATTAAAGACTTCATCTTCTCATAAAGAAGGTGCAGAACGTAATTGGTTGATTAATACAAAAGAATTTGTAAAAGATGAAAATGGAAAGTTAACTGCTTTAAAAACAGTAAATGTTGAGTGGAAAATGGTTCCAGGACAAAGGCCTCAATTGATAGAAATTGAAGGAACAGAAAAAACTTGGCCATGTGATTTAGCATTACTTGCTCTTGGTTTTACAGGTCCAGAAAGTACTTTAGCAGATAAATTAGGAATCAACAAAGACGCTCGTTCAAATTACAAAGCTGAATATGGAAAATACCAAACAAATGTTCCTAATATTTTTGCTGCTGGTGATATGAGAAGAGGACAATCTTTAATTGTTTGGGCAATTTCTGAAGGAAGAGAAGCTGCAAGACAAGTAGATATTTACTTAATGGGTAAATCAGAATTACCATCAAAAGATGTTTCTGGAGATTTAGTTGCTATGTAA
- a CDS encoding P-II family nitrogen regulator: MKKIEAIIRKSKFSAVKEALHDVDVNFFSYWDVTGLGNEKEGHVYRGISYSTSDIQRRHLSIVVNDDFEQITINALLKSAATGEVGDGKIFVSDINEAYRIRTGEKGGETLKKISK; encoded by the coding sequence ATGAAAAAAATAGAAGCAATTATAAGAAAATCAAAATTTTCAGCCGTAAAAGAGGCATTACATGACGTAGATGTAAACTTCTTCTCTTATTGGGATGTTACAGGTTTAGGGAATGAAAAAGAAGGTCATGTCTACAGAGGAATTAGCTATAGTACTAGCGATATTCAAAGAAGACATTTATCTATAGTAGTTAATGATGATTTTGAACAAATTACCATAAACGCTTTGCTAAAATCTGCAGCTACTGGAGAAGTTGGTGATGGTAAAATTTTTGTATCTGACATTAACGAAGCATACAGAATTAGAACCGGAGAAAAAGGGGGTGAAACTTTAAAGAAAATATCAAAATAA
- the gltB gene encoding glutamate synthase large subunit produces the protein MEKQGLYLPEFEHENCGAGFICNLNGDKTNQIIHDALEILVKLEHRGGVSSDGKTGDGAGLLIDIPHKYFQRVCDFNLPEQREYAVGMVFLPKAKNQYNFCKSTFTNEIKAQGLSILGWRDVPVDSTQLGPIALASEPNIEQIFVGKNKSEDEATFKAKLYAARKIAEHKIRQSKTSESGYFYVSSLSITTIIYKGIIMPEDIGPYYKDLQEKDLVTRLALVHQRFSTNTMPTWELAQPFRHMCQNGEINTLRGNVSRMRVREEIMKSDVFGSQIEELFPIILPGKSDSASMDMVVELLTHTGRSLPEIMMMMIPEAWEKHKTMSKERKAFYEYNSCIMEPWDGPASVPFTDGDYIGALLDRNGLRPSRYTVTKSGKLIMSSEIGVVDIAPEDVKKHGRLEPGKMFLVDMNEGRIIEDEEIKAKIVLERPYQEWLDKTRLHLKDVPYTGDTCPIETIDIKTRQRLFNYTFEDIQEVITPMAQVGKEALGSMGIDTPLAVLSDRPQLISNYFKQLFAQVTNPPLDGIREEIVTDISLNLGKDRNIFSITERQCRKLNIKNPVISNADLEKIRSIDIESFKATTINILYPKAQGLNGLEDALDNIIIQVEKAIQNKNNIIILSDRGVNQEFAPIPALLACSFVNHQLNRLRKRSFFDIIIESAEPREPHHFATLFGYGASAINPYMVNEIIRAQVKEGFIVDMDEQQAVDNFNKAIGKGILKVMNKIGISTLHSYRGSQIFEIVGFNSQFVEKYFPYTASRIEGIGLYEIEKEIDQRYKQAYPNNQIDKNLSLNIGGDYRWRRNGERHLFNPTTVAKLQQAVRLSDQASYDVYAKTINEQAESLMTIRGLFQFDNLDPIPLDEVEPWTEIVKRFKTGAMSYGSISREAHENLAIAMNRIGGKSNSGEGGEDRKRFQKDINGDSRNSAIKQVASGRFGVTSHYLTNAREIQIKMAQGAKPGEGGQLPGYKVLPWIANARNSTPFVGLISPPPHHDIYSIEDLAQLIYDLKNANREARINVKLVSEVGVGTIAAGVAKAKADVVLIAGYDGGTGASPLTSLKHAGLPWELGLSEAQQTLVMNNLRSRIVVECDGQLKTGRDVAIAALLGAEEFGFATAPLVASGCIMMRKCHLNTCPVGIATQDKELRKNFKGTPEHVINFFYYIAEELRKIMAELGFRTLAEMVGQTHKINANKAIKHYKAKGLDLSSILHRPVGYNHLPVRNTEQQDHNLEDVLDFTILKDSHRALYRKEKMNLSYPIKNTDRTVGAIVSNEISKIYGHLGLPEDTLNINFTGSAGQSFGAFGAHGLTFILDGNTNDYLGKGLSGAKLIIKKPAKADFIAENNIIIGNVCLFGAVDGEAYINGIAGERFAVRNSGARTVVEGVGDHCCEYMTGGKVIVLGKTGRNFAAGMSGGIAYVYDPENKFVNGLCNTETIEFEEISDMDALDLKTTIEKHVLYTDSKKGASLLADWDASLKNFVKVMPTEYKKALERLETEEPMFEELTKA, from the coding sequence ATGGAGAAACAGGGCTTATATTTACCAGAATTTGAACACGAAAATTGCGGTGCAGGATTCATCTGTAATTTAAATGGAGACAAGACAAATCAAATTATTCACGACGCTTTAGAGATTTTAGTAAAGTTAGAACATAGAGGTGGTGTTAGTTCGGATGGAAAAACAGGAGATGGAGCTGGTTTATTAATAGATATTCCTCATAAATACTTCCAAAGAGTTTGTGACTTTAACCTTCCTGAACAAAGAGAATATGCTGTTGGAATGGTTTTTTTACCAAAAGCAAAAAACCAATACAATTTTTGTAAATCTACTTTTACAAACGAAATAAAAGCACAAGGGCTTTCTATTTTAGGATGGAGAGATGTTCCTGTAGACTCTACCCAATTAGGACCAATCGCATTAGCTTCTGAACCAAATATCGAACAAATTTTTGTTGGTAAAAATAAAAGTGAAGATGAAGCTACTTTTAAAGCAAAATTATATGCTGCTCGTAAAATAGCAGAACACAAAATAAGACAATCTAAAACTTCTGAAAGCGGTTATTTTTACGTTTCAAGTTTATCGATAACAACCATTATATATAAAGGTATTATTATGCCTGAAGATATTGGTCCTTATTATAAAGATCTTCAAGAAAAAGATTTGGTAACACGTTTGGCGTTAGTTCACCAACGTTTTTCAACTAACACAATGCCAACTTGGGAGCTAGCACAACCATTTAGGCACATGTGTCAGAATGGAGAAATTAATACTTTACGTGGAAACGTAAGTAGAATGCGTGTGCGTGAAGAAATCATGAAAAGTGACGTTTTTGGCTCTCAAATCGAAGAATTATTCCCAATTATTTTACCAGGAAAATCAGATTCTGCTTCAATGGATATGGTGGTAGAATTATTAACACACACAGGTCGTTCATTACCAGAAATTATGATGATGATGATTCCTGAAGCTTGGGAAAAACATAAAACTATGTCTAAGGAGCGTAAAGCTTTTTACGAATACAACAGTTGTATTATGGAACCTTGGGATGGTCCTGCTTCTGTTCCTTTTACAGATGGAGATTACATTGGTGCTTTATTAGATAGAAATGGTTTAAGACCCTCAAGATATACCGTTACAAAAAGCGGAAAATTAATTATGTCATCTGAAATTGGTGTGGTTGATATCGCTCCAGAAGACGTAAAAAAACACGGTAGATTAGAGCCAGGAAAAATGTTCTTGGTAGATATGAATGAAGGTAGAATTATTGAAGATGAAGAAATAAAAGCAAAAATTGTTTTAGAAAGACCTTATCAAGAATGGTTAGATAAAACGCGTTTGCATTTAAAAGATGTTCCTTATACTGGCGATACTTGCCCAATTGAAACGATTGATATTAAAACACGTCAGCGTTTATTTAATTACACATTTGAAGATATTCAAGAAGTAATTACACCAATGGCACAAGTTGGTAAAGAAGCTTTAGGCTCTATGGGAATTGATACTCCTTTGGCAGTTTTATCTGACAGGCCTCAATTAATTTCAAACTATTTCAAACAACTATTTGCACAAGTTACAAACCCACCTTTAGATGGAATTCGTGAAGAAATTGTAACAGATATTAGTTTAAATTTAGGAAAAGATAGAAATATTTTCAGCATTACAGAAAGGCAGTGTAGAAAATTAAATATTAAAAACCCTGTTATTTCTAATGCCGATTTAGAAAAAATTAGAAGTATAGATATTGAAAGCTTTAAAGCAACAACAATCAATATTTTATATCCAAAAGCGCAAGGTTTAAATGGTTTAGAAGATGCTTTAGATAACATTATTATTCAGGTTGAAAAAGCAATTCAAAACAAAAATAATATCATCATCCTTTCAGACAGAGGTGTAAATCAAGAATTTGCTCCAATTCCTGCTTTGTTAGCGTGTTCTTTTGTGAATCATCAATTAAATCGTTTAAGAAAACGTTCTTTTTTCGATATCATAATTGAATCTGCAGAACCACGTGAACCACATCATTTTGCTACTTTATTTGGTTATGGCGCAAGTGCGATCAACCCATATATGGTAAACGAAATTATTAGAGCGCAAGTAAAAGAAGGTTTTATTGTTGATATGGATGAGCAACAAGCTGTCGATAATTTCAACAAAGCAATCGGAAAAGGAATCCTAAAAGTGATGAACAAAATAGGAATCTCAACTTTACATTCTTATAGAGGTTCTCAAATTTTCGAAATTGTTGGTTTTAATTCTCAATTTGTAGAAAAATATTTCCCTTACACTGCTTCAAGAATAGAAGGTATTGGTTTATATGAAATTGAAAAAGAAATAGACCAACGTTATAAACAAGCATACCCAAATAATCAAATTGATAAAAATTTAAGTTTAAATATTGGTGGGGATTATAGATGGAGAAGAAATGGCGAACGTCATTTATTCAACCCAACTACCGTTGCAAAATTACAACAAGCAGTTCGTTTAAGCGACCAAGCAAGTTATGATGTATATGCAAAAACCATAAATGAACAAGCGGAAAGTTTAATGACAATTCGTGGTTTATTTCAGTTTGATAATTTAGATCCAATTCCTTTAGACGAAGTAGAACCTTGGACAGAAATTGTAAAACGTTTTAAAACTGGTGCCATGTCTTATGGATCAATTTCCAGAGAAGCACACGAAAATTTAGCGATTGCAATGAATAGAATTGGTGGAAAATCTAATTCTGGTGAAGGTGGTGAAGATAGAAAACGTTTCCAAAAAGATATAAATGGTGATAGTAGAAATTCTGCGATTAAGCAAGTTGCTTCTGGTAGATTTGGAGTTACTTCTCACTATTTAACAAACGCGAGAGAAATTCAAATTAAAATGGCACAAGGTGCAAAACCTGGTGAAGGTGGTCAATTACCTGGCTACAAAGTTTTACCATGGATTGCAAATGCGAGAAATTCAACGCCTTTTGTAGGATTGATTTCTCCTCCTCCACATCACGATATTTATTCAATTGAAGATTTAGCACAATTAATTTACGATTTAAAAAATGCAAATCGTGAAGCAAGAATTAATGTAAAATTAGTTTCTGAAGTTGGTGTTGGTACAATTGCAGCAGGTGTTGCAAAAGCAAAAGCAGATGTTGTTCTAATTGCTGGTTATGATGGTGGAACAGGAGCTTCTCCTTTAACATCATTAAAACACGCAGGTTTACCTTGGGAACTTGGTTTGTCTGAAGCACAACAAACTTTGGTAATGAATAATTTAAGAAGTAGAATTGTTGTTGAATGTGATGGACAATTAAAAACAGGTAGAGATGTTGCAATTGCAGCGTTATTAGGTGCTGAAGAATTTGGTTTTGCAACGGCTCCTTTAGTGGCTTCTGGTTGTATTATGATGCGTAAATGTCATCTAAATACGTGTCCAGTTGGTATCGCAACTCAAGATAAAGAATTGCGTAAAAACTTTAAAGGAACTCCAGAACATGTAATTAATTTCTTCTATTATATTGCTGAAGAGTTAAGAAAAATAATGGCAGAACTTGGTTTCAGAACGTTAGCTGAAATGGTTGGTCAGACGCATAAAATCAATGCAAATAAAGCGATTAAGCATTATAAAGCAAAAGGTTTAGATTTATCGAGTATTTTACATAGACCAGTTGGTTATAATCATCTTCCTGTAAGAAATACAGAACAACAAGATCATAATTTAGAAGACGTATTAGATTTTACTATTTTAAAAGATTCTCACAGAGCTTTGTATAGAAAAGAAAAAATGAATCTTTCTTATCCTATAAAAAATACAGACAGAACTGTTGGTGCCATTGTTAGTAATGAAATTTCTAAAATTTACGGTCATCTAGGTTTGCCTGAAGATACATTGAATATCAATTTCACAGGTTCTGCAGGACAAAGTTTCGGAGCTTTTGGTGCTCATGGATTGACATTTATTTTAGATGGAAATACAAATGATTATTTAGGAAAAGGTTTATCAGGAGCTAAATTAATCATCAAAAAACCAGCAAAAGCAGATTTTATTGCGGAAAACAATATCATTATCGGTAACGTTTGTTTGTTTGGTGCTGTTGATGGTGAAGCATATATAAACGGAATTGCAGGAGAACGTTTTGCAGTTCGTAATTCTGGAGCAAGAACAGTTGTTGAAGGTGTAGGAGATCACTGTTGTGAATATATGACTGGTGGAAAAGTAATTGTTTTAGGAAAAACAGGAAGAAATTTCGCAGCTGGTATGAGTGGTGGAATTGCATATGTATATGATCCAGAAAACAAATTTGTAAACGGTCTTTGTAATACTGAAACCATCGAATTTGAAGAAATTTCAGATATGGATGCATTAGATTTAAAGACAACAATAGAAAAACACGTTTTATATACAGATAGTAAAAAAGGTGCTTCTTTATTAGCAGATTGGGATGCAAGTTTAAAAAACTTTGTAAAAGTAATGCCAACAGAATACAAAAAAGCATTAGAACGTTTAGAAACAGAAGAACCAATGTTCGAAGAATTAACAAAAGCATAA
- a CDS encoding outer membrane beta-barrel protein, producing the protein MKKIILTLLVATSLTATAQEEKGTFTVSGTVDTYYTSNLKDNSLGSVGVLYGGSGAANGFGLGMANTIFSYEKGKAGVVADLAYGPRANAANAYEGAINQLYVYYKASEKITFTLGQFNTFYGYEVISPAGNFNYSVSYLFNAGPFSHTGLKMDYAASEDLSFMLAVTNPHGITAGANPSTNYQLGFQTGYKGQYFNLAYGADGFGFNDVLYLDYTGGFDLSDSFFLGINAAYSNSSDADAGYQGVALYLQNSFSEKFSLGLRPEYYQTTSATGDASVTAFTLSGNITLTESLNFIPEIRYDSSDDMIIPGLPAQDSMTGVTFAAVYSF; encoded by the coding sequence ATGAAAAAAATCATTTTAACTTTATTAGTAGCAACAAGCTTAACAGCAACTGCACAAGAAGAAAAAGGGACATTTACAGTTAGTGGAACAGTAGATACTTACTACACAAGTAACCTTAAAGACAACTCTTTAGGAAGTGTAGGTGTATTATATGGAGGAAGTGGAGCAGCAAACGGATTTGGTTTAGGAATGGCAAACACTATTTTTTCTTACGAAAAAGGAAAAGCAGGAGTTGTAGCTGATTTAGCTTACGGACCAAGAGCAAATGCAGCAAACGCATATGAAGGAGCAATCAATCAATTGTACGTATATTACAAAGCGTCAGAAAAAATAACTTTTACACTAGGACAATTTAATACGTTTTATGGATATGAAGTTATTTCTCCAGCTGGAAACTTTAACTATTCTGTATCTTACCTATTTAATGCAGGACCTTTTTCTCATACTGGTTTAAAAATGGATTATGCAGCTTCAGAAGATTTATCTTTTATGCTAGCAGTTACAAATCCTCATGGAATAACTGCTGGTGCAAACCCGAGCACAAATTATCAATTAGGTTTTCAGACAGGTTATAAAGGACAGTATTTTAATCTTGCTTATGGTGCTGACGGATTCGGATTTAACGACGTGTTATATTTAGATTATACAGGTGGTTTTGATTTATCAGACTCATTTTTCTTAGGAATTAATGCGGCATATTCTAATTCTAGCGATGCAGATGCTGGTTACCAAGGTGTAGCTTTGTATCTACAGAACTCTTTCAGCGAAAAATTTTCTTTAGGACTAAGACCGGAATATTATCAAACAACATCTGCAACTGGAGACGCAAGTGTAACTGCATTTACTTTATCTGGAAACATCACCCTAACAGAAAGCTTAAATTTTATTCCTGAAATTAGATACGACTCTTCAGACGATATGATTATTCCTGGATTACCTGCTCAAGACAGTATGACTGGAGTAACATTTGCAGCAGTTTATTCTTTCTAA
- a CDS encoding ammonium transporter produces MELLTTNNVWMMICTALVFFMHTGFAFLEIGLTRQKNTINILFKNIFIITSGLLLYYLVGFNLMYPGFAEGSAGIIDFAGFGIAPPENGMTPEYADGGYTWWTDFLFQGMFAATAATIVSGAVAERMKIGPFMIFTLIYVGLVYPIAGSWKWGGGFLDQMGFYDFAGSTLVHSVGGWAALVAVYLLGSRIGKFKNGKPQAIPGHNIPIATAGVLILWLGWFGFNGGSVLSADPELTSLTLVTTCLAAAAGGVVAAIVSFIKYKNLDLTMFLNGILGGLVGITAGADVMTPESAIIIGAIAGALIVFAVSFVDAIKLDDPVGAIAVHLICGIWGTLAVGIFSTNPEHNFLTQLIGVACYAGFCIVSSFIIIFTLKKTVGIRVSEKEELEGLDAHEHGMDAYPDFRLNEH; encoded by the coding sequence ATGGAATTACTTACAACAAATAATGTATGGATGATGATCTGTACTGCACTAGTTTTCTTTATGCATACTGGTTTTGCATTTTTAGAAATTGGTTTAACAAGACAAAAAAATACTATTAATATCTTATTTAAAAACATATTTATAATAACTTCTGGTTTATTACTATACTATTTAGTTGGTTTTAATTTAATGTACCCTGGTTTTGCAGAAGGATCTGCTGGAATTATTGATTTCGCTGGCTTTGGTATTGCTCCTCCAGAAAACGGAATGACACCAGAATATGCAGATGGTGGCTACACTTGGTGGACAGACTTCTTGTTTCAAGGAATGTTTGCTGCTACAGCTGCAACAATAGTTTCTGGTGCAGTAGCTGAAAGAATGAAAATTGGACCTTTTATGATTTTTACATTAATATATGTTGGTTTAGTTTACCCAATTGCAGGTTCTTGGAAATGGGGTGGAGGTTTCTTAGACCAAATGGGATTCTATGACTTTGCTGGTTCAACGTTAGTACACTCTGTTGGTGGATGGGCTGCTTTAGTTGCAGTATATTTATTAGGTTCACGTATTGGAAAATTCAAGAACGGAAAACCACAAGCAATACCAGGACACAATATTCCAATAGCAACTGCAGGAGTTTTAATTCTTTGGCTAGGATGGTTTGGTTTTAATGGTGGTTCAGTTTTATCTGCAGACCCAGAATTAACTTCTTTAACTTTAGTTACTACCTGTTTAGCTGCTGCTGCTGGTGGGGTTGTTGCAGCTATTGTATCTTTCATAAAATATAAAAACTTAGATTTAACTATGTTTTTAAATGGTATTTTAGGTGGTTTAGTTGGTATTACTGCTGGTGCAGATGTTATGACTCCAGAAAGTGCAATTATTATTGGAGCAATAGCTGGTGCATTAATTGTTTTTGCTGTAAGCTTTGTTGACGCTATTAAATTAGACGACCCAGTTGGTGCAATTGCAGTTCACTTAATTTGTGGTATTTGGGGTACGTTAGCTGTAGGTATTTTCTCTACAAACCCAGAACACAATTTCTTAACACAATTAATTGGAGTTGCTTGTTATGCTGGCTTCTGTATTGTTTCTTCATTTATTATTATATTTACATTGAAGAAAACAGTGGGAATACGTGTTAGTGAAAAAGAAGAATTAGAAGGTTTAGATGCTCATGAACATGGTATGGATGCTTATCCAGATTTCCGTTTAAACGAACACTAA
- a CDS encoding DUF2264 domain-containing protein: MKVLIILFTIFTFSYTSNAQTDRDIWVKELVKMADPILSNLSNNQLKEKMPVEQADSKSTDRALFVHLEGFGRLMAGIAPWLELGVDNTIEGQLRKKYLDYSHKAIYNAVNPESEDYMNFSKGKQPLVDAAFLAQAFLRAPEQLWNNLPKTTKQLVIDAFKKTFTISDIPYSNWLLFSGTIEAFLIKNSDYNDFTRIEFALRKHFEWYVGDGLYSDGKYYHWDYYNSFVIHPMLLDILDVLKTTNHRLKSMSDVTLKRAQRYGIILERQISPEGTFPVVGRSSIYRFGAFQVLAQLALMEKLPKELSNGQVRAGLTAVMKRLHQAKGTYDDNGWLKIGVVGSQPKMAESYICTGSLYLTSLGFLPLGLPSNHPFWTSEPKEWTMVKIWGGNPSVKKDHYTN, translated from the coding sequence ATGAAAGTTTTAATAATTTTATTTACAATATTTACTTTTTCATACACATCAAATGCACAAACAGATAGAGATATTTGGGTTAAGGAGTTAGTAAAAATGGCTGATCCAATTCTTAGTAATTTGAGTAATAATCAATTAAAAGAAAAAATGCCTGTTGAACAAGCAGATTCTAAATCTACTGATAGAGCATTATTTGTGCATTTAGAAGGATTTGGAAGATTAATGGCAGGAATAGCACCTTGGTTAGAATTGGGTGTCGATAACACCATTGAAGGACAATTGCGTAAAAAATATTTAGATTATTCGCATAAAGCAATTTATAATGCTGTAAATCCTGAATCTGAAGACTACATGAATTTTTCTAAAGGAAAACAACCTTTAGTGGATGCAGCTTTTCTTGCACAAGCTTTTTTAAGAGCTCCTGAACAGTTGTGGAATAATTTACCAAAAACAACTAAACAATTAGTAATTGATGCTTTTAAAAAGACCTTTACAATTTCTGATATACCTTACAGTAATTGGCTTTTATTTTCTGGAACTATAGAGGCTTTTCTAATTAAGAATTCCGATTATAACGATTTTACTCGAATTGAGTTTGCTTTAAGAAAACATTTCGAATGGTATGTAGGTGATGGTCTCTATTCTGATGGTAAGTATTATCATTGGGATTACTATAATTCTTTTGTAATTCACCCAATGTTATTAGATATATTGGATGTTTTAAAAACAACAAATCATCGTTTAAAATCGATGAGTGATGTAACCTTAAAAAGAGCACAGAGATATGGAATTATTCTTGAAAGACAAATATCACCAGAAGGAACGTTTCCTGTTGTTGGTAGATCTTCAATCTATAGATTTGGTGCATTTCAAGTCTTAGCACAGCTTGCACTTATGGAAAAATTACCAAAAGAGCTTTCTAATGGACAGGTTAGAGCAGGTTTAACTGCAGTAATGAAAAGATTACATCAGGCAAAAGGGACTTACGACGATAATGGTTGGTTAAAAATTGGTGTTGTTGGAAGTCAACCTAAAATGGCAGAATCCTATATTTGTACAGGTAGTTTGTATTTAACTTCATTAGGTTTTTTACCTCTAGGTTTACCTAGTAATCACCCTTTTTGGACTTCTGAACCAAAGGAATGGACCATGGTTAAAATATGGGGAGGAAATCCTTCCGTAAAGAAAGATCATTATACGAATTAA